The following coding sequences lie in one Cyanobacterium sp. Dongsha4 genomic window:
- a CDS encoding PEP-CTERM sorting domain-containing protein translates to MNKLLSFSLVPFAATTTVISVIMTSAPAKAISFNFGGTQVDKSLGYWTTSVSGTTVNTFDSSLISGIYNNGGIITSGTTPGQYATPANNTSNYFSVGPSTSTPATIKQRNGRPAWNYFGLYWGSIDGYNSIEFYNNGRLLQSFTGSDIIASANGNQTASNTNRYVNFFSDNSFGFNEIRLSSTSNAFESDNHAFREVPEPLTILGTGLALGLGGLFKSKQSKKQSVEA, encoded by the coding sequence ATGAACAAACTTTTATCTTTTTCCCTTGTGCCTTTTGCCGCTACTACTACCGTTATTTCAGTAATAATGACTTCTGCTCCTGCGAAGGCTATTAGTTTCAATTTTGGTGGAACACAAGTAGATAAGTCTCTAGGGTATTGGACAACTAGTGTTTCTGGAACAACAGTTAACACTTTCGATAGTTCTCTTATCAGTGGCATTTATAATAATGGGGGAATCATCACTTCTGGCACAACACCCGGACAGTATGCAACTCCAGCAAATAATACATCAAACTACTTCTCTGTTGGTCCTTCCACTAGCACCCCCGCTACTATTAAACAGCGTAATGGTCGTCCCGCTTGGAATTATTTTGGACTTTACTGGGGTTCAATTGATGGTTACAATAGCATCGAATTTTATAACAATGGAAGACTTCTACAGAGTTTTACAGGTAGTGATATTATCGCCTCTGCGAATGGTAATCAGACCGCTTCTAATACCAATCGGTATGTTAATTTCTTTTCCGATAATTCCTTTGGTTTCAATGAAATTCGTTTGAGTTCGACATCAAACGCCTTTGAAAGTGATAACCATGCTTTTCGTGAAGTGCCTGAACCTTTAACTATTTTAGGAACTGGTTTAGCTTTAGGTTTAGGAGGTTTATTCAAGTCTAAGCAGTCTAAAAAACAATCTGTTGAGGCTTAA
- the cbiD gene encoding cobalt-precorrin-5B (C(1))-methyltransferase CbiD → MLSSFGYTLPVFATASAVAGIRYLDNSLTDNSVEIDLINPPEKAIIFIEQISKISSNQVLAITRSEPGKNLDITRNTPIWALVTLTPSQETKIIIEGGEGVGKIIDLGGKSAIYNYAHKLLEFNILNNLKNHFLVEVKIILPEGKKLAEKTSNSAFGIIEGLSLLGTSGISQPLTSKEQLELYQEELINKSKNHDQLVFCIGENGLDLAVKLGFNSSQLVKTANWLGSMLVTASHAKVKSIILLGYHGKLIKLAGNIFHTHHHLADGRLEILTAIASFLGLNQDICQLLFTAKTTESALEILQEFDINNNSNWTEKIYNYMAEKIAKNSEKYILNHSDFPVKVEVILFTRQRQIIAKYKQSLA, encoded by the coding sequence ATGCTCAGTAGTTTTGGTTATACATTACCTGTATTTGCTACAGCTTCAGCAGTGGCAGGTATTAGATATTTAGATAATAGTTTAACAGATAATTCCGTAGAAATTGATTTAATTAATCCACCAGAAAAAGCCATTATTTTTATTGAGCAAATCTCTAAAATTAGTAGTAATCAAGTATTAGCAATTACGAGGTCAGAACCGGGTAAAAATCTGGATATAACTCGCAATACTCCTATTTGGGCTTTAGTTACACTAACTCCTAGTCAAGAAACAAAAATTATCATTGAAGGAGGAGAAGGAGTGGGAAAAATTATTGATTTAGGTGGAAAATCTGCTATTTATAATTATGCTCATAAATTACTAGAATTTAATATTTTAAATAATCTTAAAAATCATTTTTTAGTTGAAGTAAAAATTATTTTACCTGAAGGAAAAAAACTCGCAGAAAAAACTTCTAATTCGGCTTTTGGGATAATAGAAGGGTTGTCTTTGTTGGGTACAAGTGGAATTTCTCAACCTTTGACCAGCAAGGAACAGTTAGAATTATATCAGGAGGAGCTAATTAATAAGAGTAAAAATCATGATCAATTAGTGTTTTGTATTGGAGAAAATGGTTTAGATTTAGCGGTTAAATTAGGTTTTAATTCTTCTCAATTAGTTAAGACTGCTAACTGGTTAGGTTCAATGTTAGTTACGGCTTCTCATGCAAAAGTTAAATCAATTATTCTTCTTGGTTATCATGGTAAGTTAATCAAATTAGCTGGTAATATTTTTCATACTCATCATCATTTAGCCGATGGAAGATTAGAGATTTTAACTGCGATCGCATCTTTTTTGGGCTTAAATCAGGATATTTGTCAATTATTATTCACAGCAAAAACTACTGAATCAGCATTAGAAATTTTGCAAGAATTTGATATAAATAATAATAGTAATTGGACTGAAAAAATATATAATTATATGGCTGAAAAAATAGCTAAAAATTCGGAAAAGTATATTCTTAATCATAGTGATTTTCCTGTAAAAGTAGAAGTGATTTTATTTACTCGTCAAAGACAAATTATTGCCAAATATAAACAATCCCTAGCTTAA
- a CDS encoding sugar transferase, which produces MFFSDSRFLNNLLPSSDLTSYPQGVNTTIHVSAYSTFKRYFDILGGCVGLVITALIFIPIAIAIKWDSQGPVLYSQIRCGLNGKPFRIWKFRSMYSDADQKKHLVENKAKGHIFKNDQDPRITRVGAFLRKTSLDEFPQFWNVLLGDMSLVGTRPPTICEVSHYSSRHWLRLRVKPGITGEWQVNGRSLVDDFEQIVSLDLQYQRKWSIWYDLALIIATVKVVLLRKGAH; this is translated from the coding sequence ATGTTTTTCTCTGATAGCCGATTTTTAAATAATCTCTTACCATCCTCTGATTTGACTTCTTACCCTCAAGGGGTAAATACTACTATTCATGTATCTGCTTACAGCACTTTTAAAAGATATTTTGATATTCTTGGTGGTTGTGTGGGCTTAGTGATTACTGCTTTGATATTTATTCCCATTGCGATCGCAATTAAGTGGGATAGTCAGGGGCCTGTTTTATATAGTCAAATTCGTTGCGGTTTGAATGGTAAGCCTTTTCGCATTTGGAAATTTCGCTCTATGTATAGCGATGCAGATCAAAAAAAGCACTTAGTGGAAAATAAAGCTAAAGGTCATATATTCAAAAACGATCAAGATCCTAGAATTACTAGAGTAGGAGCATTTTTACGGAAAACTAGCCTTGATGAATTTCCCCAATTTTGGAATGTTTTATTGGGAGATATGAGTCTAGTGGGAACTCGCCCCCCAACAATTTGTGAAGTTAGTCACTATAGTTCACGTCATTGGTTGAGATTGAGAGTTAAACCCGGTATTACCGGAGAATGGCAAGTTAATGGACGCTCTTTGGTGGATGATTTTGAGCAAATAGTGTCTTTAGATTTACAGTATCAGAGAAAATGGTCTATTTGGTACGATTTAGCGTTGATTATCGCCACAGTAAAAGTGGTTTTATTGCGTAAAGGTGCTCACTAG
- a CDS encoding GTP-binding protein: MWEEDWENAIIDFAHWQGEINYHKAQESLRNLLLNLDLKEEEKQGLETEIAHLNQMLQKLEDSVIQIAAFGMVGKGKSSVLNALIGQEIFITGPLHGVTREIEQTNWRLSKESIGNGEQNIQRLIKGSENVQIQLIDTPGIDEIDGETREKLAHDIASRVDLILFVIAGDITRVEYQALCQLREVGKPMILVFNKIDQYPQSDRIEIYSTIRDVRVRELLSPDEIVMVSASPLETVAVKDKEGKVKIIRQRGKPQIGDLQLKILEILHQEGKSLVALNTMLSTGQINERLIQQKLVYRDAEAEKIIQQTMMTKAGAIALNPVTAIDLFTGAIIDVVMILRLSQLYNIAMTQQSAVKLLQKIAISLGGVTASDVLVTFGLSSLKGILGLTTPVSGGLTVVPYMSVAIAQGAFAGVSTYTIGQICKVYLANGASWGENGPHAVVENIINSLDETSILNRIKGELKAKLGRKLIR; this comes from the coding sequence ATGTGGGAAGAAGATTGGGAAAATGCGATTATTGATTTTGCTCATTGGCAGGGAGAAATAAATTATCATAAGGCACAGGAATCTTTACGGAATTTATTATTAAATCTGGATTTGAAAGAGGAAGAGAAGCAGGGATTAGAGACAGAAATTGCTCACTTGAATCAAATGTTACAAAAATTAGAAGATTCAGTGATTCAAATTGCCGCTTTTGGCATGGTGGGAAAGGGAAAATCTAGTGTTTTGAATGCTTTAATTGGTCAAGAAATTTTTATTACTGGGCCACTTCATGGAGTGACAAGAGAAATTGAGCAAACTAATTGGCGTTTAAGTAAGGAGAGTATTGGTAATGGAGAGCAAAATATTCAACGATTGATTAAGGGTTCGGAAAATGTCCAAATTCAGTTGATAGATACTCCGGGGATTGATGAAATTGACGGGGAAACGAGGGAAAAGTTAGCCCATGATATTGCTTCTAGGGTGGATTTAATTTTGTTTGTGATTGCGGGAGATATTACGAGGGTAGAGTATCAGGCTTTATGCCAATTGCGAGAGGTGGGCAAACCAATGATTTTAGTATTTAATAAAATTGATCAATATCCTCAGTCCGATCGCATCGAAATTTATTCTACTATTAGGGATGTTAGGGTAAGGGAATTATTATCACCGGATGAAATTGTCATGGTTTCGGCTTCTCCTTTAGAAACAGTGGCGGTAAAGGATAAAGAGGGAAAAGTGAAAATAATACGTCAACGGGGAAAGCCACAAATAGGAGATTTACAGTTAAAAATATTAGAAATTCTCCATCAAGAGGGTAAATCTTTGGTTGCTTTAAATACCATGTTATCTACGGGACAAATTAATGAGCGTTTAATTCAACAAAAACTTGTTTATCGAGATGCAGAGGCAGAAAAGATTATACAACAAACCATGATGACTAAAGCAGGTGCGATCGCGCTTAATCCTGTCACAGCTATAGATTTATTTACAGGGGCAATCATCGACGTGGTTATGATTTTAAGGTTATCACAACTTTATAATATCGCCATGACTCAACAAAGTGCGGTGAAATTGTTACAAAAAATAGCCATCAGTTTAGGAGGAGTTACCGCTAGTGATGTGTTAGTAACCTTTGGTTTAAGTTCCCTTAAAGGTATTTTAGGATTAACAACCCCTGTTTCTGGAGGTTTAACCGTTGTGCCTTATATGTCAGTTGCGATCGCACAAGGAGCATTTGCAGGAGTTTCCACTTATACAATTGGACAAATATGTAAAGTTTATTTAGCAAATGGGGCATCATGGGGAGAAAATGGTCCTCATGCAGTGGTAGAAAACATTATTAATTCCCTTGATGAAACCTCAATTTTAAACCGCATTAAAGGAGAATTGAAGGCAAAACTAGGCAGAAAACTTATTAGATAA
- a CDS encoding PEP-CTERM sorting domain-containing protein, with product MNKILSLSLVPLAATATVATIALTPDSAQAVTIGSVQIAGQITYTEHTVNDYLDFHSFNVSFGGTGILSGLNGLMGPNAVADIFLGAVNGVNGTYNGTTSDPFITFANGVKFAADNPISTILNFSGDGQIDIPSFTGTFYNGTTALGQGVLSAQKLANGSYSMTIEASPVPEPLTILGTGLALGLGGLFKSKQSKKQSVEA from the coding sequence ATGAACAAAATTTTATCCTTGTCCCTTGTGCCTTTAGCCGCCACTGCTACTGTTGCAACTATCGCTTTGACCCCTGATTCTGCCCAAGCAGTTACTATTGGCAGTGTTCAAATTGCTGGACAAATAACTTATACGGAACATACAGTTAATGATTACTTAGATTTTCATTCCTTCAATGTTTCTTTTGGTGGTACAGGAATTCTTTCTGGTTTAAATGGGTTAATGGGACCCAATGCAGTTGCCGATATTTTTTTAGGTGCTGTTAATGGTGTAAATGGAACATACAACGGAACTACGTCCGATCCATTTATTACTTTTGCCAATGGAGTTAAATTTGCTGCCGATAATCCTATTTCAACTATATTAAATTTCTCTGGTGACGGTCAAATAGATATTCCTTCCTTTACTGGTACTTTTTACAATGGTACAACGGCTCTAGGACAGGGGGTTCTATCAGCCCAGAAACTTGCTAACGGTAGTTACTCAATGACTATTGAAGCGTCTCCAGTGCCTGAACCTTTAACTATTCTAGGTACAGGTTTAGCTTTAGGTTTAGGAGGTTTATTCAAGTCTAAGCAGTCTAAAAAACAATCTGTTGAGGCTTAA
- a CDS encoding glycoside hydrolase family 24 protein produces the protein MTNINRSHSFSTQIVNFFKLIILLIILTGIGNAIFREKKAEIKTAGQHLISSIYGSPPLVMQGGDPYIRALMRTISFSESNYLNPYYVIYSGEYVDDLSEHPNICMTIINGPNKGKCSTASGRYQFLNTTWAEKAAKYHPHPSKFLVWKDYSFEPEYQDKVLYNWLTDTTAWEKDIAELLREEKIDDVLRMLSPTWTSLGYGIEDNNMTKFLPKVYKKLLQEELTLSQK, from the coding sequence ATGACCAATATTAATCGATCGCACTCCTTTAGCACACAAATTGTCAACTTTTTTAAACTGATTATCTTACTAATCATACTAACTGGAATCGGCAACGCTATTTTTCGGGAAAAAAAAGCAGAAATCAAAACCGCAGGACAACATTTAATTTCGAGTATTTATGGTAGTCCTCCATTAGTTATGCAAGGGGGAGATCCTTATATTAGGGCGTTAATGCGTACTATTAGTTTTAGTGAGTCTAATTATTTAAACCCCTATTATGTAATTTATAGTGGCGAATATGTGGATGATTTAAGCGAACATCCGAATATTTGCATGACCATTATTAATGGACCTAATAAAGGTAAATGTAGCACGGCCTCTGGACGTTATCAATTTTTAAATACCACCTGGGCAGAAAAAGCGGCAAAATATCATCCTCATCCTTCTAAGTTTTTGGTGTGGAAAGATTATAGTTTTGAGCCTGAGTATCAGGATAAAGTTCTCTACAACTGGTTAACGGATACTACAGCATGGGAAAAAGATATAGCAGAGTTATTGAGAGAAGAAAAAATAGATGATGTGTTAAGAATGTTATCTCCTACTTGGACAAGTTTGGGTTATGGCATAGAAGATAATAATATGACGAAATTTTTGCCTAAAGTATATAAGAAATTACTACAAGAAGAATTAACCCTCAGTCAGAAATAA
- a CDS encoding type II toxin-antitoxin system Phd/YefM family antitoxin: MIKIINISTARNNLFSLIEQVNQDHHPRIISSKKGDVVILSKEDWDSLQETLYLQSIPNLVSSIKTAEKDNEWVSEEEFLEVLNDLKD, translated from the coding sequence GTGATAAAAATAATTAATATAAGTACTGCAAGAAATAATTTATTCAGTCTAATAGAACAAGTAAATCAAGATCATCATCCTCGGATTATCAGTAGTAAAAAAGGGGATGTCGTAATCTTATCAAAAGAAGACTGGGACAGTTTACAAGAAACCTTGTATTTACAATCTATTCCTAACTTAGTCTCATCCATAAAAACAGCAGAAAAAGATAATGAATGGGTATCAGAGGAGGAATTTTTGGAAGTTTTAAATGACTTGAAAGATTGA
- a CDS encoding Txe/YoeB family addiction module toxin produces MEFSRNTLKDAKKLKSAKLDGNLKELLNILKSNPYESPYEKLSGNLKGYYSRRINIKHRLVYRVDDNNQTIKILSVWSHYE; encoded by the coding sequence ATTGAATTTAGTCGAAATACTCTAAAGGATGCGAAAAAACTTAAATCTGCAAAATTAGATGGTAATCTCAAAGAATTACTCAACATCTTAAAATCAAACCCCTATGAGTCTCCTTACGAAAAATTATCAGGTAATCTAAAAGGTTACTATTCAAGGAGAATAAATATTAAGCATCGCTTAGTTTATCGTGTTGATGACAATAATCAAACCATCAAAATTCTTTCTGTCTGGTCTCATTATGAATAG